The following coding sequences lie in one Opisthocomus hoazin isolate bOpiHoa1 chromosome 7, bOpiHoa1.hap1, whole genome shotgun sequence genomic window:
- the LOC142362031 gene encoding zona pellucida sperm-binding protein 3-like — protein sequence MEALGRRWFVLFLAAAAWAQDALVSVTCGRAWLSVTVPAALLGSRATSGDLRLGSGCGVTGADRDGYRLEHPLGGCGTTLEVLPDSIRYSNVLHYRPSGGGPGARARPFSLPVDCYYPRTGSVSSRAVQPTWVPFGSTVAHRRRLRFALDAYDSTWSSRLLQPTYSLGELINVEASVGADPRLPLRVFVAECVASPSVTARLDDKVIADDGCLLAGQLGRSRFLPRRGDGFLRFQLDTFLFPNASGSQIHLRCRLQAGADGAGGKACSYDRAAAAWRSPDGADCSCCGSPAGCRSRRRRWLAGGEGLLGEASVRLGPLELRSSPVPTAREPGTASPRRPSVPVVRGEKRDSGSALPGTVLAMVAMCSVLVAAGAAACYCSVQRQRAGGRGEPRVVAMVPTAGTPSAPVDPAVP from the exons TCTCGGTGACATGTGGCCGCGCGTGGCTCTCCGTGACGGTGCCGGCCGCTCTCCTGGGGAGCCGTGCCACCAGCGGGGACCTGAGGCTGGGGTCCGGCTGCGGGGTGACCGGCGCTGACAGGGATGGGTACCGGCTGGAGCACCCACTCGGGGGCTGCGGGACCACCCTAGAG GTCCTCCCGGACAGCATCCGCTACAGCAACGTCCTCCACTACCGTCCCtcgggcggggggcccggggctcGCGCCAGACCCTTCTCCCTCCCCGTGGACTGTTACTACCCCAG GACGGGCAGCGTCTCGTCCCGGGCCGTCCAGCCCACCTGGGTCCCCTTCGGCTCCACCGTCGCTCACCGGAGACGCTTGCGCTTCGCCCTGGACGCGTACGAca gtaCCTGGTCCTCCCGCCTGCTCCAGCCCACCTATTCCCTGGGCGAGCTGATCAACGTCGAGGCGTCGGTGGGCGCCGACCCCCGCCTGCCCCTGAGGGTCTTCGTGGCCGAGTGCGTGGCCAGCCCGAGCGTGACGGCACGGTTGGATGACAAGGTCATCGCTGACGATGG GTGCCTGCTGGCCGGGCAGCTCGGTCGCTCCCGCTTCCTCCCCCGGCGTGGAGACGGCTTCCTCCGCTTCCAGCTGGACACCTTCCTCTTCCcaaacgcctccggcagccag ATCCACCTCCGCTGTCGCCTGCAGGCtggggcagatggggctgggggcaAAGCCTGTTCCTACGACCGCGCGGCGGCCGCCTGGCGCTCCCCGGACGGGGCCGACTGCTCCTGCTGCGGTTCTCCGGCCGGTTGCCGGAGCCGGCGGCGGCGTTGGCTGGCCGGCGGCGAAG GGCTCCTGGGGGAAGCCAGCGTCCGCCTCGGTCCCCTGGAGCTGCGCTCGTCCCCGGTCCCCACGGCGCGGGAGCCCGGCACAGCGTCACCTCGCCGTCCCTCCGTCCCCGTGGTGCGGGGCGAGAAGAGGGACTCGG GCTCCGCTCTCCCCGGCACCGTGCTGGCCATGGTGGCCATGTGCTCCGTCCTCGTCGCCGCGGGCGCGGCCGCCTGCTACTGCTCGGTGCagcggcagcgggcggggggccgcggggagccccgCGTCGTGGCCATGGTCCCCACCGCCGGGACCCCCTCGGCTCCCGTGGACCCCGCCGTCCCGTGA
- the LOC142361937 gene encoding membrane-spanning 4-domains subfamily A member 12-like isoform X3: protein MQGMGSLRLGSRAVMYTAETLPKGKNRVMGTIQIMTGFMHIGLGIVLTTLTNVYTSVFVIGEIPFLGGVSFIISGCLSIGAEKSPTECAVKGSQTMNVISAIFALLGIVAFIVDLNLNGLYRSSFDDSNYHVLGTGFPSCCSSSPSSSSASPWPPPISGAGPPASAPTRAC, encoded by the exons ATGCAGGGGATGGGGAGCCTGCGGCTGGGCAGCCGAGCGGTGATGTACACGGCCGAGACCCTGCCCAAGGGCAAGAACCGAGTCATGGGG ACCATCCAGATCATGACCGGCTTCATGCACATCGGCCTGGGGATCGTCCTGACGACGCTCACCAACGTCTACACCTCGGTCTTCGTCATCGGCGAGATCCCCTTTTTGGGCGGCGTGTCT TTCATCATCTCGGGCTGCCTCTCCATCGGGGCGGAGAAGAGCCCCACGGAGTGCGCG GTGAAGGGCAGCCAGACCATGAACGTCATCAGCGCCATCTTCGCTCTGCTGGGCATCGTGGCTTTCATCGTGGATCTCAACCTCAACGGGCTCTACCGCTCCAGCTTCGACGACTCTAATTATCACGTCCTg GGAACGGGATTTCCATCGTGCTGCTCATCTTCACCATCCTCGAGTTCTGCATCGCCGTGGCCACCGCCAATTTCTGGTGCCGGGCCACCCGCCTCAGCTCCAACGAG GGCATGCTGA
- the LOC142361937 gene encoding membrane-spanning 4-domains subfamily A member 15-like isoform X1 — MQGMGSLRLGSRAVMYTAETLPKGKNRVMGTIQIMTGFMHIGLGIVLTTLTNVYTSVFVIGEIPFLGGVSFIISGCLSIGAEKSPTECAVKGSQTMNVISAIFALLGIVAFIVDLNLNGLYRSSFDDSNYHVLLAGNGISIVLLIFTILEFCIAVATANFWCRATRLSSNEGMLIVPSTTRVDLAVPPADLPQPPSYTEVIYDPKELPS; from the exons ATGCAGGGGATGGGGAGCCTGCGGCTGGGCAGCCGAGCGGTGATGTACACGGCCGAGACCCTGCCCAAGGGCAAGAACCGAGTCATGGGG ACCATCCAGATCATGACCGGCTTCATGCACATCGGCCTGGGGATCGTCCTGACGACGCTCACCAACGTCTACACCTCGGTCTTCGTCATCGGCGAGATCCCCTTTTTGGGCGGCGTGTCT TTCATCATCTCGGGCTGCCTCTCCATCGGGGCGGAGAAGAGCCCCACGGAGTGCGCG GTGAAGGGCAGCCAGACCATGAACGTCATCAGCGCCATCTTCGCTCTGCTGGGCATCGTGGCTTTCATCGTGGATCTCAACCTCAACGGGCTCTACCGCTCCAGCTTCGACGACTCTAATTATCACGTCCTg CTCGCAGGGAACGGGATTTCCATCGTGCTGCTCATCTTCACCATCCTCGAGTTCTGCATCGCCGTGGCCACCGCCAATTTCTGGTGCCGGGCCACCCGCCTCAGCTCCAACGAG GGCATGCTGATCGTGCCCAGCACCACGCGAGTGGACCTGGCGGTGCCGCCGGCCGAC
- the LOC142361937 gene encoding membrane-spanning 4-domains subfamily A member 12-like isoform X2 yields MQGMGSLRLGSRAVMYTAETLPKGKNRVMGTIQIMTGFMHIGLGIVLTTLTNVYTSVFVIGEIPFLGGVSFIISGCLSIGAEKSPTECAVKGSQTMNVISAIFALLGIVAFIVDLNLNGLYRSSFDDSNYHVLLAGNGISIVLLIFTILEFCIAVATANFWCRATRLSSNEGMLIVPSTTRVDLAVPPADLPQPPSYTELAAPEV; encoded by the exons ATGCAGGGGATGGGGAGCCTGCGGCTGGGCAGCCGAGCGGTGATGTACACGGCCGAGACCCTGCCCAAGGGCAAGAACCGAGTCATGGGG ACCATCCAGATCATGACCGGCTTCATGCACATCGGCCTGGGGATCGTCCTGACGACGCTCACCAACGTCTACACCTCGGTCTTCGTCATCGGCGAGATCCCCTTTTTGGGCGGCGTGTCT TTCATCATCTCGGGCTGCCTCTCCATCGGGGCGGAGAAGAGCCCCACGGAGTGCGCG GTGAAGGGCAGCCAGACCATGAACGTCATCAGCGCCATCTTCGCTCTGCTGGGCATCGTGGCTTTCATCGTGGATCTCAACCTCAACGGGCTCTACCGCTCCAGCTTCGACGACTCTAATTATCACGTCCTg CTCGCAGGGAACGGGATTTCCATCGTGCTGCTCATCTTCACCATCCTCGAGTTCTGCATCGCCGTGGCCACCGCCAATTTCTGGTGCCGGGCCACCCGCCTCAGCTCCAACGAG GGCATGCTGATCGTGCCCAGCACCACGCGAGTGGACCTGGCGGTGCCGCCGGCCGAC